Proteins encoded together in one Acidaminococcus timonensis window:
- a CDS encoding V-type ATP synthase subunit D, translated as MATNVNPTRMELTRLKRRLATAVRGHKLLKDKRDEMVRQFMIYIRRNHELRVKMEKALQNVSHHFVVARAHMGSLTMDEALLYPARSAEFEVGSKNVMSVDVPTLTYTGATADDAAQVPYSFVFTTGELDTAVTELTTCLPDLLELAQVEKTCNMLADEIEKTRRRVNALEYVMIPEMQESIKYITMKLSENERASTVRLMKAKEIMAKQA; from the coding sequence ATGGCTACGAACGTAAATCCGACCCGGATGGAGCTGACCCGGCTGAAACGCCGGCTGGCCACCGCCGTCCGGGGGCATAAACTGCTGAAAGACAAACGGGACGAAATGGTCCGGCAGTTCATGATCTATATCCGCCGGAACCACGAACTGCGGGTGAAGATGGAAAAAGCCCTGCAGAATGTGTCCCATCATTTCGTGGTGGCCCGGGCCCATATGGGGTCCCTGACCATGGACGAAGCGCTGCTCTACCCGGCCCGGAGTGCCGAGTTCGAAGTGGGGAGCAAGAATGTGATGAGCGTAGATGTGCCCACGCTGACCTACACGGGGGCTACGGCGGATGACGCCGCCCAGGTACCCTATTCCTTCGTGTTCACCACCGGGGAACTGGATACGGCCGTGACAGAACTGACCACCTGCCTGCCGGATCTGCTGGAGCTGGCCCAGGTGGAGAAAACCTGCAACATGCTGGCAGATGAAATCGAAAAGACCCGCCGGCGGGTGAATGCCCTGGAATACGTCATGATCCCGGAAATGCAGGAAAGCATCAAGTACATCACCATGAAGCTCAGCGAAAACGAAAGAGCCAGTACGGTGCGCCTGATGAAAGCCAAAGAAATCATGGCGAAACAGGCATAA
- the pdxR gene encoding MocR-like pyridoxine biosynthesis transcription factor PdxR, whose product MATIFTFRAQDGQGPLYKQLARYFRQEIAQGHLVSGEFLPSIRQLTRNLKLSRTTVEAAYQILIDQGVVHNLPNRGYQVAEYVPREESDTETVPEQPEEKRPAVLYNFSNNYIDTSTFDTVIWRRCLNAVLRNPSSIAGYGDPQGEPELRQVLARYSYASRGVVCRPEQILVGAGLQTLLLVLLPLLPLTEKAVGLEAPGFPQAEQIFHLMGWETRRFDPGNPKADWPGLLMISPTNPYKGRALTQRERNNLIVATQLERVYLLEDDYNGEFRYLHQPIPALHSFGNREQIIYLGSFSRTLLPSLRISYLVLPEKLLNGYRSIADRYNQTSSTVEQLALASYIAEGHLTRHIRKLRNSYWSKSQQLQTALLQGFGKQVELLSYGSGLHLHIALHLPGTAEELARKALMGGVKIIPVKGPTSGKWPEFLLSFAGIAGEKIQAGVRALKMALEAG is encoded by the coding sequence ATGGCGACTATCTTTACCTTTCGGGCACAGGACGGACAGGGTCCTTTGTACAAACAGCTGGCCCGGTACTTTCGGCAGGAAATCGCCCAGGGACATCTGGTGAGCGGAGAGTTCCTGCCCTCCATCCGTCAGCTGACCCGGAACCTGAAGCTGAGCCGGACCACGGTGGAAGCGGCCTATCAGATCCTGATCGACCAGGGGGTGGTACACAACCTGCCCAACCGGGGGTATCAGGTGGCGGAGTATGTGCCCCGGGAAGAGAGCGATACGGAAACGGTGCCGGAACAGCCGGAAGAAAAACGACCGGCCGTACTCTATAATTTCTCCAACAATTACATCGATACCTCTACTTTTGACACAGTGATCTGGCGGCGATGCCTGAACGCGGTGCTGCGCAATCCCTCTTCCATCGCCGGGTATGGGGATCCTCAGGGTGAGCCGGAACTGCGCCAGGTACTAGCACGGTACAGCTATGCCTCCCGGGGTGTGGTGTGCCGGCCGGAACAGATCCTGGTGGGAGCCGGGCTCCAGACCCTGCTCCTGGTATTGCTGCCCCTGCTGCCCCTGACAGAAAAGGCCGTGGGCCTGGAAGCACCCGGGTTTCCCCAGGCAGAGCAGATTTTCCACCTGATGGGATGGGAGACCCGGCGCTTTGACCCGGGGAATCCCAAGGCCGACTGGCCCGGGCTGCTCATGATCTCGCCCACCAATCCCTACAAGGGACGGGCCCTGACGCAGCGGGAACGGAACAATCTGATCGTGGCTACCCAGCTGGAACGGGTGTACCTGCTGGAGGACGACTACAACGGAGAGTTCCGCTATCTGCACCAGCCTATTCCAGCTCTCCACAGCTTTGGCAATCGGGAGCAGATCATTTACCTGGGGTCGTTTTCCCGGACCCTGCTCCCCTCCCTGCGCATCAGCTATCTGGTGCTGCCGGAAAAGCTTCTGAATGGCTACCGTTCCATTGCGGACCGGTACAACCAGACCTCTTCCACGGTAGAACAGCTGGCCCTGGCCTCTTATATTGCAGAAGGACATCTTACCCGGCATATCCGGAAACTGCGGAACTCCTACTGGAGCAAGAGCCAGCAGCTGCAGACCGCACTGCTGCAGGGATTCGGCAAGCAGGTGGAGCTTTTGAGCTATGGCTCCGGACTCCATCTGCACATCGCACTGCACCTGCCGGGTACGGCGGAGGAACTGGCCCGGAAGGCCCTGATGGGAGGGGTAAAAATCATCCCGGTGAAGGGGCCCACCTCCGGAAAATGGCCCGAATTCCTCCTTTCCTTCGCGGGTATCGCCGGAGAAAAGATCCAGGCCGGGGTCCGGGCTCTGAAAATGGCCCTGGAGGCAGGCTGA
- a CDS encoding nitroreductase family protein translates to MELAESYKTCRTYRRFTQKPVPRELVRNLVDVARQRSCGRNGQVLRYVSVTQPENVKAMQPMLHWAAALPKEIGTPKEEEQPVAFIVVTKPGDANPVISNIDLGIALDAMAITAWQQGVGSAILAAVDRAKIAALLELPEGLEVSVVLALGYPSHKSTLVPAEEGKPLAYYVDEERDYYVPKLPLETVLTEK, encoded by the coding sequence ATGGAACTAGCTGAATCTTATAAGACCTGCCGGACGTACCGGCGCTTTACCCAGAAACCGGTTCCCCGGGAACTGGTCCGTAATCTGGTGGATGTGGCCCGACAGCGCAGCTGCGGCCGGAATGGCCAGGTGCTGCGGTATGTGTCCGTGACCCAGCCGGAAAACGTGAAGGCCATGCAGCCCATGCTCCACTGGGCAGCCGCGCTGCCGAAGGAAATCGGGACCCCGAAGGAAGAGGAACAGCCGGTGGCCTTTATCGTAGTGACCAAACCCGGGGATGCCAATCCCGTCATCAGCAACATCGATCTGGGCATTGCCCTGGATGCCATGGCCATCACCGCCTGGCAGCAGGGGGTGGGCAGCGCCATCCTGGCCGCAGTGGACCGGGCGAAGATCGCGGCTCTGCTGGAACTGCCGGAAGGGCTGGAAGTGAGTGTGGTACTGGCCCTGGGCTATCCCAGCCACAAGAGCACCCTGGTGCCGGCTGAGGAAGGAAAGCCTCTGGCCTATTATGTGGATGAAGAACGGGATTACTACGTCCCCAAACTGCCTCTGGAGACAGTTTTGACTGAAAAGTAA